One Stenotrophomonas sp. SAU14A_NAIMI4_5 DNA segment encodes these proteins:
- a CDS encoding response regulator transcription factor: protein MRLLLVEDNPDLADAIIRRMRRSGHAVDWQADGLAAASVLRYQSFDLVVLDIGLPKLDGLRVLAGMRERGDSTPVLMLTARDGIEDRVQALDVGADDYLGKPFDFREFEARCRVLLRRARGQASEVVQVGGFQFDNAAHRVSVDGEPIELPNREYRLLEILVGRLGQVVGKDEIGNGLFGFDDEAGPNAIELYIGRLRKKLAGAPLRITTVRGVGYLLEEAGDGSSDGDG from the coding sequence ATGCGCCTGCTGCTGGTCGAAGACAATCCGGATCTGGCCGATGCCATCATCCGCCGCATGCGCCGCAGCGGCCACGCGGTGGACTGGCAGGCCGACGGCCTCGCCGCCGCCAGCGTGCTGCGGTACCAGAGCTTCGACCTGGTGGTGCTGGACATCGGCCTGCCCAAGCTGGATGGCCTGCGCGTGCTGGCCGGCATGCGCGAGCGCGGCGACAGCACGCCGGTGCTGATGCTGACCGCGCGCGATGGCATCGAAGACCGCGTGCAGGCACTGGACGTCGGCGCCGACGATTACCTCGGCAAGCCCTTCGATTTCCGCGAATTCGAAGCGCGCTGCCGCGTGCTGCTGCGCCGTGCACGCGGCCAGGCCAGCGAAGTGGTGCAGGTCGGTGGCTTCCAGTTCGACAACGCCGCGCACCGCGTCAGCGTGGACGGTGAGCCGATCGAACTGCCCAACCGCGAATACCGGCTGCTGGAAATCCTGGTCGGCCGCCTCGGCCAGGTGGTTGGCAAGGACGAGATCGGCAACGGCCTGTTCGGCTTCGACGACGAAGCCGGGCCGAACGCCATCGAGCTGTACATCGGTCGCCTGAGAAAGAAGCTGGCCGGTGCGCCGCTGCGCATCA